In Triticum aestivum cultivar Chinese Spring chromosome 5B, IWGSC CS RefSeq v2.1, whole genome shotgun sequence, the following proteins share a genomic window:
- the LOC123116458 gene encoding transcription factor RADIALIS-like produces the protein MSSSGSRSASRGGANPEWSKKENKLFEDALAYYGEGTPDRWLKVSRAMGGTKTADEVRRHYEILDGDIKLIESGRVPFPNYSTQGAWN, from the coding sequence ATGTCTTCTTCTGGGTCAAGGAGCGCATCCCGCGGCGGCGCCAACCCGGAGTGGAGCAAGAAGGAGAACAAGCTGTTCGAGGATGCACTCGCCTACTACGGCGAGGGCACGCCCGACCGCTGGCTCAAGGTGTCCCGCGCCATGGGCGGCACCAAGACGGCCGACGAGGTGCGCCGCCACTACGAGATCCTTGACGGCGACATCAAGCTGATCGAGTCCGGCAGGGTCCCTTTCCCCAACTACAGCACCCAGGGGGCTTGGAACTGA